In one window of Arachis ipaensis cultivar K30076 chromosome B06, Araip1.1, whole genome shotgun sequence DNA:
- the LOC110263816 gene encoding uncharacterized protein LOC110263816, which produces MQIFQEALPTLEHRLCLRHLYANCKKVYGGGTVLRDLILSIAKATYVEEWERRMNQLKELNRDCYEKLFALNPKLWTKSHFTFLAKSDMLMNNISEAFNGRILEARDKPILTMFEWIKCYLMTRFAEKKKKAERYEGTLLPKPKKRLDIIAVRAMEWQAKWAGDLKFEVHHKNRMIMERFVVDLMAGRYSCRFWGLCGMPCPHACCAIFEKGDNPEDYCSNYYSKAAYLATYGQSISPINGENMWPKIQCDTIIPPIFRVKPGRPRMVRIREPDENRSQTKYRRSETSVTCSNCGQYGHNRRLCPNPIVTGIVYQVILFIC; this is translated from the coding sequence ATGCAAATCTTTCAAGAGGCATTGCCAACACTGGAGCATAGGCTTTGTCTGAGGCATTTATATGCCAACTGTAAGAAAGTATATGGGGGTGGTACTGTACTAAGGGACCTAATTCTGTCTATTGCCAAAGCTACCTATGTGGAAGAATGGGAAAGGAGGATGAATCAATTAAAGGAGCTCAACAGAGACTGTTATGAGAAGTTGTTTGCTTTGAATCCAAAATTGTGGACAAAGAGTCACTTTACATTTCTGGCCAAGAGTGACATGCTGATGAACAACATCTCGGAGGCATTCAATGGAAGAATCCTAGAGGCAAGAGACAAGCCAATTCTGACAATGTTTGAATGGATTAAGTGCTATTTGATGACAAGGTttgcagagaaaaagaagaaggcagaGAGGTATGAGGGTACACTTTTGCCAAAACCCAAGAAACGGCTAGATATCATCGCGGTTAGAGCTATGGAGTGGCAAGCTAAATGGGCAGGAGACCTGAAGTTTGAAGTCCACCATAAGAACAGGATGATCATGGAAAGGTTTGTGGTCGATTTGATGGCTGGAAGGTATAGTTGTAGGTTCTGGGGTTTGTGTGGTATGCCGTGTCCCCATGCTTGCTGTGCTATCTTTGAGAAGGGTGACAACCCGGAAGATTATTGCAGTAACTATTACAGCAAGGCAGCATACCTTGCTACATATGGGCAGTCAATATCACCAATCAATGGAGAAAATATGTGGCCAAAGATACAATGCGATACCATCATCCCTCCAATTTTCAGAGTTAAACCAGGAAGGCCAAGGATGGTTAGGATAAGGGAACCCGATGAAAACAGATCACAAACAAAAtatagaagatctgaaacttctgTTACCTGCAGTAATTGTGGCCAATACGGACACAATAGGAGACTCTGTCCAAACCCTATAGTAACAGGTATTGTTTACCAAGTTATTTTGTTCATATGTTGA
- the LOC107604912 gene encoding pentatricopeptide repeat-containing protein At3g26630, chloroplastic-like, producing the protein MKVACFCTPDINYVYFGTQRPKFGSKEALFYLQRCSNFKHLKQVHGRIIRYGLTHDQLLIRNLIQISSSYGKLNYAKLVFEQLISPDTFTWNVMIRAYTRFGSPEKALILFTIMVSKGIELDKFTYPFVINACIASSATDFGKVVQALAIKMGFWNDTYVQNTMMNLYFKCEDADNGHKVFDKMRVQEVVSWTTAIGGLVACGRLEAARRLFEEMPSKNVVSWTAMIDGYVRHQQPMEAFDLFERMRLDGVQPNEFTLVSLIKACAEMGSLKLGKWIHDYAFNNDFKLDPFLGTALIDMYSKCGSLDDARQVFDTMEAKNLATWNTMITSLGVHGLRNEALELFEEMLNNKSNEVPDAITFVGVLNACLQLNDLEQGQKYFNLMTQHYGITPLLEHYACMVQLYRNANVLDDIYTLDKTISVEKTNNYVAEFLQENKIIGVDDIEELLQKHYRYLNCLEEQVVDNFSSSSSP; encoded by the coding sequence ATGAAGGTAGCATGTTTCTGCACCCCAGAtattaattatgtttattttggtaCCCAAAGACCAAAATTTGGTTCAAAAGAAGCACTTTTCTATCTCCAAAGGTGCTCCAATTTCAAGCATCTCAAGCAAGTTCATGGAAGAATAATCCGTTATGGCCTCACACATGATCAATTACTCATTAGGAACCTCATTCAAATTTCTTCCTCTTATGGCAAATTGAACTATGCCAAATTGGTTTTTGAGCAACTCATTTCCCCAGATACCTTCACTTGGAATGTGATGATTAGAGCATACACTAGGTTTGGTTCCCCTGAAAAAGCTCTTATTTTGTTCACTATTATGGTGTCAAAGGGCATTGAACTTGACAAGTTCACATACCCTTTTGTGATTAATGCTTGCATTGCTTCTTCAGCGACTGATTTTGGAAAAGTTGTGCAAGCTTTAGCAATCAAAATGGGGTTTTGGAATGACACCTATGTGCAGAACACTATGATGAATCTTTACTTCAAATGTGAGGATGCTGATAATGGACACAAGGTGTTCGATAAAATGCGCGTGCAGGAGGTTGTTTCTTGGACCACGGCGATTGGAGGTCTAGTTGCTTGCGGACGACTCGAGGCTGCTCGGAGATTGTTTGAGGAAATGCCTTCTAAGAATGTTGTTTCGTGGACGGCGATGATTGATGGGTATGTGAGACACCAGCAGCCAATGGAGGCCTTTGACTTGTTTGAAAGAATGCGACTTGATGGTGTGCAGCCCAACGAGTTCACCCTTGTGAGCTTGATCAAGGCTTGTGCTGAAATGGGTAGCCTCAAATTGGGTAAATGGATTCATGATTATGCTTTCAACAATGACTTCAAACTTGATCCTTTCTTGGGTACTGCTCTTATAGACATGTACAGCAAATGTGGCAGTTTAGATGATGCAAGGCAAGTTTTCGATACCATGGAGGCTAAGAACTTAGCCACGTGGAACACAATGATCACTAGCTTGGGTGTGCATGGATTGAGGAATGAAGCATTGGAACTTTTTGAGGAAATGTTGAATAATAAGTCAAATGAAGTTCCTGATGCTATCACATTTGTTGGTGTTCTGAATGCATGCCTTCAATTGAATGATCTTGAACAAGGTCAGAAGTATTTCAATCTCATGACACAACATTATGGTATAACACCTTTGTTGGAGCATTATGCATGCATGGTTCAACTCTATAGAAATGCTAATGTGCTGGATGATATTTACACATTGGATAAGACAATATCGGTGGAGAAAACAAACAACTATGTTGCAGAGTTTCTCCAAGAGAACAAGATCATTGGTGTTGATGACATAGAGGAACTCCTGCAGAAGCATTACAGGTACTTGAATTGCTTAGAAGAACAAGTTGTAGATAATTTCTCCTCAAGTTCTTCACCTTAA
- the LOC110263817 gene encoding uncharacterized protein LOC110263817, translated as MGDLDFSIEIHHGGKFVDSGQRLEYLGGMVVEDLHFEVDEWSLQEIVSQLKQLGYKGFARVWYKEPGMDLKSGLRELKSDGDAMRMARSLVSNSCKHCEVYVVDGARESNGIEITSTDADYVPEEGEDSADDDGLLEVEVDAESEPSTEEKVFDDSADDGDHDDQFGFEVEDNDPPSNAFGGFTGPLNDERTAATGTAEGDEGLREGDEQLGSLSDGYETDDIDSYEGDSDDMIKKRRFPKYNEAEMNREYEFQVGLEFKSLSQFKEAIKEHALLNGRDIRFQKNDKVRCRVVCKGRKGKCKWVCFASKVGGSDCFRIKTLNGKHTCGRNYSGRHASSSWISKKIANNISRGEEMKVATVIQTIQDKYMANISVGKAYWARRKAREEVHGRAIQQYAKLRDYCVEILRANPGSSLTILVDRPSLTHQSRFMRMYMCLDAVKKGFLAGCRPIIGVDGCYLKGDHGQ; from the coding sequence ATGGGTGATTTGGATTTCAGTATCGAAATCCATCATGGTGGCAAATTTGTTGACAGTGGACAACGATTAGAGTATTTAGGAGGAATGGTTGTGGAGGATTTACATTTTGAGGTTGATGAATGGTCATTGCAAGAGATTGTCAGTCAGCTAAAGCAACTAGGGTATAAGGGTTTCGCTAGGGTCTGGTACAAGGAACCTGGGATGGATTTGAAGTCAGGTCTGAGAGAGTTGAAGTCTGATGGGGATGCGATGAGAATGGCTAGGTCACTAGTGTCAAATTCCTGCAAACATTGCGAGGTATATGTTGTCGATGGAGCCAGAGAAAGTAACGGGATTGAGATCACTTCAACTGATGCTGATTATGTGCCAGAGGAAGGTGAGGACAGTGCTGATGATGATGGGTTGCTAGAGGTTGAAGTGGATGCTGAGTCAGAGCCTTCTACTGAAGAAAAAGTATTTGATGATAGTGCCGATGATGGTGACCATGATGATCAGTTTGGATTTGAGGTGGAGGATAATGATCCACCATCAAATGCATTTGGGGGATTTACTGGCCCACTAAATGATGAGAGAACTGCAGCAACTGGAACAGCTGAAGGTGATGAAGGTTTAAGGGAGGGTGATGAGCAACTTGGAAGCTTATCTGATGGATATGAGACTGATGACATAGATAGTTATGAGGGGGACTCTGATGATATGATAAAAAAGAGGAGGTTCCCTAAGTACAATGAGGCAGAGATGAACAGAGAGTATGAATTTCAGGTGGGGCTGGAATTTAAATCACTTAGTCAATTCAAAGAGGCTATTAAGGAGCATGCCCTATTGAATGGTAGGGACATTAGGTTTCAAAAAAATGATAAGGTGAGGTGTAGAGTTGTTTGCAAAGGAAGAAAGGGAAAGTGCAAGTGGGTTTGTTTTGCGAGTAAGGTGGGGGGTTCTGACTGTTTCCGGATCAAGACATTGAATGGAAAGCATACATGTGGAAGGAACTATAGCGGAAGACATGCATCAAGTAGTTGGATCTCAAAGaagattgccaacaacatcagtAGAGGGGAAGAGATGAAGGTTGCGACAGTTATTCAGACTATACAAGACAAATACATGGCCAATATCAGTGTTGGTAAGGCTTACTGGGCAAGGAGGAAGGCAAGAGAAGAGGTACATGGACGGGCAATCCAACAGTATGCTAAACTAAGGGATTACTGTGTAGAGATACTTAGGGCAAATCCAGGATCTAGTCTGACCATATTGGTTGATAGGCCTTCTCTTACGCACCAGTCCCGATTTATGAGAATGTACATGTGCCTTGATGCAGTCAAGAAAGGCTTCTTGGCGGGGTGTAGACCTATTATTGGCGTGGATGGATGTTACTTGAAGGGCGACCATGGACAGTAG